In a single window of the Phocoena sinus isolate mPhoSin1 chromosome 7, mPhoSin1.pri, whole genome shotgun sequence genome:
- the TMEM185B gene encoding transmembrane protein 185B — translation MNPRGLFQDFNPSKFLIYACLLLFSVLLPLRLDGVIQWNYWAVFAPIWLWKLLVLAGASVGAGVWARNPRYRAEGEACVEFKAMLIAVGIHLLLLMFEVLVCDRVERGTHFWLLVFMPLFFVSPVSVAACVWGFRHDRSLELEILCSVNILQFIFIALRLDRIIHWPWLVVFVPLWILMSFLCLVVLYYIVWSLLFLRSLDVVAEQRRTHVTMAISWITIVVPLLTFEVLLVHRLDGHNAFSFISIFVPLWLSLITLTATTFRRKGGNHWWFGIRRDFCQFLLEVFPFLREYGNISYDLHHEDSEDAEETVAPEAPKIAPLFGKKARVVITQSPGKYVPPPPKLSIDMPD, via the coding sequence ATGAACCCCAGGGGCCTGTTCCAGGACTTCAATCCGAGTAAGTTCCTCATCTACGCCTGCCTGCTGCTCTTCTCCGTGCTGCTGCCACTCCGCCTGGACGGCGTCATCCAGTGGAACTACTGGGCCGTGTTCGCCCCCATCTGGCTGTGGAAGCTCCTGGTCCTCGCGGGCGCCTCGGTGGGCGCGGGCGTCTGGGCGCGGAACCCGCGCTACCGCGCGGAGGGGGAGGCCTGCGTGGAGTTCAAGGCCATGCTGATCGCCGTGGGCATCCATCTGCTGCTGCTCATGTTCGAGGTCCTGGTTTGCGACAGGGTGGAGCGGGGGACCCACTTCTGGCTGCTGGTCTTCATGCCGCTCTTCTTCGTGTCCCCCGTGTCCGTGGCCGCCTGCGTGTGGGGCTTCCGACACGACCGGTCCCTGGAGCTGGAGATCCTGTGCTCCGTAAACATCCTGCAGTTCATCTTCATCGCCCTGAGGCTGGACCGGATCATCCACTGGCCGTGGCTGGTGGTGTTTGTGCCCCTCTGGATCCTCATGTCGTTCCTCTGCCTGGTGGTCCTGTATTACATCGTCTGGTCCCTCCTGTTTCTGCGCTCCCTGGATGTGGTTGCCGAGCAGCGAAGAACACATGTGACCATGGCCATCAGCTGGATAACGATCGTGGTGCCCCTGCTCACCTTCGAGGTTCTGCTGGTGCACAGGCTGGACGGCCACAACGCGTTCTCCTTCATCTCCATATTCGTCCCCCTCTGGCTTTCGTTAATCACGTTGACGGCCACCACGTTTAGGCGGAAAGGGGGCAACCACTGGTGGTTTGGTATTCGCAGAGATTTCTGTCAGTTTCTGCTCGAAGTTTTCCCATTTTTAAGAGAATATGGGAACATTTCCTATGATCTACATCATGAAGATAGTGAAGATGCTGAAGAAACAGTGGCTCCAGAAGCGCCTAAAATCGCTCCGCTGTTTGGAAAGAAGGCCAGGGTGGTGATAACCCAGAGCCCTGGAAAATatgttcccccaccccccaagttaAGTATTGATATGCCGGATTAA